The Brasilonema sennae CENA114 genome includes a region encoding these proteins:
- a CDS encoding succinate--CoA ligase subunit alpha, which produces MNLTPYSKVLIQGFSEYITANHVAQMKANGTNLVAGVNPGWGGQQIYSLPVFDLVEEVVDKFGVIDTTIICVHPYQVLDAALEAIASNIRQIIIISPGVPPLDMVQLLRKAEAKETLIVGPNSPGIIIPGKILLGTQPSEFYTEGKVGILSRSTTLTYEIARELTDAGLGQSMSVSIGSDAIVGSSFLQWLQILDEDEATKAIVLVGQPGGDREEAAARYIAEAIDKPVVAYVAGREAPPAKHWRQTGTLAAVIGRDPDFGTAKNKLAAFSFARVPVAERPSEIPELVKKAMRV; this is translated from the coding sequence ATGAATTTAACACCATATAGCAAAGTGTTAATCCAAGGCTTTTCTGAGTACATTACAGCAAATCATGTTGCTCAAATGAAAGCCAATGGTACAAATTTGGTCGCTGGGGTTAATCCTGGATGGGGTGGACAACAGATCTACAGTCTGCCAGTCTTCGACCTTGTAGAGGAAGTCGTGGATAAATTTGGAGTTATTGATACTACAATTATCTGCGTACATCCTTACCAAGTTCTAGATGCAGCACTAGAAGCGATCGCATCTAATATCCGCCAAATCATTATCATCTCTCCTGGTGTACCACCGTTGGATATGGTACAACTACTTCGTAAAGCCGAAGCAAAAGAAACCCTGATAGTAGGACCAAATAGTCCTGGGATCATCATACCAGGAAAAATCCTTTTAGGAACTCAACCTAGTGAATTTTATACTGAAGGAAAAGTAGGAATACTAAGTCGAAGCACGACTCTCACCTACGAAATAGCTAGGGAATTAACTGATGCTGGCTTGGGACAGTCGATGAGTGTCAGCATTGGAAGTGATGCGATCGTTGGTTCGTCTTTTCTGCAATGGTTGCAAATATTGGATGAAGATGAAGCCACAAAGGCAATAGTTTTAGTTGGACAACCCGGTGGCGATCGCGAAGAAGCCGCAGCACGATATATTGCCGAAGCAATTGATAAACCAGTTGTTGCTTATGTTGCAGGTAGAGAAGCACCACCTGCAAAACATTGGCGTCAAACTGGAACTTTGGCGGCTGTCATCGGACGCGATCCCGATTTTGGCACAGCAAAAAATAAGTTAGCTGCCTTTTCCTTTGCCAGAGTTCCAGTTGCAGAACGTCCTTCTGAGATACCAGAATTGGTAAAGAAGGCGATGAGGGTGTAG